In Falsibacillus albus, a single window of DNA contains:
- the glgB gene encoding 1,4-alpha-glucan branching protein GlgB, which translates to MQVLQPTEFEFHLFHEGRLFQAYQLFGAHLYQVGHSAYTRFCVWAPNALNVELVGSFNDWDGQQHQMERVNSEIWCIVVPRNLAGHLYKYKIYTEHGPTIFKTDPFSFYSEVRPNSAGIIYNINDYQWNDQQWMKNRKRKEHIHSPISIYEVHLGSWKRTKNDRFLNYVELADELIPYVKEQGFTHIELLPVVEHPFDGSWGYQGTGYYAPTSRYGTPYDFMSFVDRCHEHGIGVILDWVPGHFCKDEHGLFRFDGSYLFEYAHLPERENDVWGTANFDLGKKEVHSFLISNLHYWLEYYHIDGFRVDAVANIIYWPNSDKGQLNEFGIGFLKKMNEFVHDYDSSVLMVAEDSTDYPQVTTPVKNGGLGFSYKWNMGWMNDILKYMETHPEQRSDFHSLVTFSLVYAFTERFILPFSHDEVVHGKKSLLDKMPGHYDDKFSQLRLLYGYMMAHPGKKLLFMGGELASFTEWSEARELDWNLLDFEKHLKLHAYLKKLLHLYKKTKPFYIQDYHNESFDWIDVHNHGQRIFSFIRKGKNPHDFVIILCNFSPNAYYTYKVGVLPGDAYKEILNSDDEQYGGLGRINKGKLDVNEGVYHGKPCYVEITVPPFSVLYLQPVKQRKERISNGQSQLRSNAASGRERKSVKLTNTKPR; encoded by the coding sequence ATGCAAGTATTACAACCAACAGAATTTGAGTTTCACCTCTTTCACGAGGGAAGGCTATTTCAGGCTTATCAATTATTTGGTGCACATCTTTATCAAGTTGGCCACTCGGCATATACACGTTTTTGTGTATGGGCACCAAATGCGTTAAATGTCGAATTGGTAGGGAGTTTCAATGATTGGGATGGGCAACAGCATCAGATGGAACGTGTGAATTCAGAAATTTGGTGCATAGTCGTGCCGAGAAATCTAGCCGGGCATTTGTACAAGTATAAGATCTACACTGAACATGGTCCTACAATCTTTAAAACAGATCCTTTTTCTTTCTATTCAGAAGTAAGGCCCAATAGTGCGGGCATCATCTATAACATTAATGACTATCAATGGAATGATCAGCAGTGGATGAAGAATAGAAAAAGAAAGGAACATATTCATTCTCCGATTTCCATTTACGAGGTGCATCTTGGTTCCTGGAAAAGGACCAAAAACGATCGATTCCTAAATTACGTCGAACTGGCTGATGAATTGATCCCATATGTAAAAGAACAGGGATTTACGCACATTGAACTTCTTCCAGTCGTTGAACATCCATTTGATGGGTCTTGGGGATATCAGGGTACTGGCTACTATGCACCGACTAGCAGATACGGAACCCCATACGACTTCATGAGTTTTGTCGATCGCTGTCATGAGCATGGCATAGGGGTCATCCTTGACTGGGTGCCAGGTCATTTTTGCAAAGATGAACATGGTCTATTTCGGTTTGATGGTTCATATCTTTTTGAATATGCCCATTTGCCGGAACGAGAAAATGATGTTTGGGGAACGGCAAATTTTGACCTTGGCAAAAAAGAAGTTCATAGTTTCCTCATTTCCAATCTCCATTATTGGCTTGAATATTACCATATTGACGGATTCAGGGTGGATGCCGTAGCGAATATCATCTATTGGCCAAATTCGGATAAGGGGCAATTAAATGAATTTGGCATTGGTTTCCTTAAAAAAATGAATGAATTTGTCCATGATTATGACAGCAGTGTCCTGATGGTTGCCGAAGATTCCACTGACTACCCACAAGTGACCACACCCGTCAAGAATGGGGGGCTTGGCTTTAGCTATAAGTGGAACATGGGATGGATGAATGACATTTTAAAATATATGGAAACGCATCCTGAGCAACGCTCTGATTTCCATTCACTTGTGACTTTTTCATTGGTATATGCTTTCACAGAAAGGTTTATCCTGCCATTCTCACATGACGAAGTGGTGCATGGAAAGAAGTCGCTCCTGGATAAAATGCCGGGTCACTACGATGATAAATTTTCCCAGCTTCGATTGTTATATGGCTATATGATGGCGCACCCTGGCAAGAAACTATTATTCATGGGCGGGGAACTGGCATCATTCACTGAATGGAGCGAGGCAAGAGAACTTGATTGGAACCTATTGGATTTTGAGAAGCATCTGAAGCTTCATGCATACCTCAAAAAACTCCTGCATTTATATAAGAAAACCAAACCATTCTATATCCAGGATTATCACAATGAGAGTTTTGATTGGATAGATGTCCATAATCATGGGCAGCGAATTTTTTCATTTATTCGAAAAGGCAAGAATCCTCATGATTTTGTCATTATTTTATGTAATTTTAGCCCGAATGCCTACTACACATATAAGGTCGGCGTTCTTCCTGGAGATGCCTATAAGGAAATCCTGAATAGTGATGATGAGCAATATGGGGGATTGGGCAGGATCAATAAAGGAAAGCTTGACGTTAACGAAGGTGTTTATCATGGCAAACCATGCTATGTAGAAATAACTGTCCCACCATTTTCTGTACTCTATCTTCAACCAGTAAAACAACGAAAGGAGCGTATTAGTAATGGTCAAAGTCAATTGCGTAGCAATGCTGCTAGCGGGAGGGAAAGGAAGTCGGTTAAACTCACTAACACAAAACCTCGCTAA
- a CDS encoding glucose-1-phosphate adenylyltransferase, translating to MVKVNCVAMLLAGGKGSRLNSLTQNLAKPAVPFGGKYRIIDFTLSNCTNSGIENVGVLTQYQPLLLHSYIGIGSAWDLDRKSGGVTVLPPYTESSQVRWYSGTASAIYQNFNYLEQFDPEYVLILSGDHIYKMDYSEMLDYHISRNADTTISVIEVPWDEANRFGIMNTNENMEIIEFQEKPEFPKNNLASMGIYIFKWSVLKDYLERDNENPDSSHDFGKDIIPLLLQEKKKLIAYPFSGYWKDVGTVSSLWEANMDLLKEDCELNLFDYDWRIYSVNPNQPPQFISETAVVAESLINEGCVIEGEVRESVLFQGAHIGADSKIVKSVIMPDAVIGKDVYIERAIVSPSVRIPDGTHIYPDDDSNEVILVTEDYLQWKKAQ from the coding sequence ATGGTCAAAGTCAATTGCGTAGCAATGCTGCTAGCGGGAGGGAAAGGAAGTCGGTTAAACTCACTAACACAAAACCTCGCTAAACCAGCAGTCCCTTTTGGAGGGAAATATCGAATCATCGATTTCACCTTGAGCAACTGTACAAATTCAGGCATTGAAAACGTCGGGGTCCTGACACAATATCAGCCTCTTCTCCTGCATTCCTATATTGGAATAGGAAGTGCATGGGATCTTGATCGAAAAAGCGGGGGAGTGACAGTACTGCCCCCTTATACGGAGTCCTCACAGGTCCGTTGGTATTCTGGTACGGCTAGTGCCATTTATCAAAATTTCAATTACTTGGAACAATTCGATCCGGAGTACGTCTTAATTTTATCTGGTGACCATATTTATAAAATGGATTATTCCGAGATGTTGGATTACCATATAAGCCGCAATGCAGATACGACCATTTCGGTCATAGAAGTTCCTTGGGATGAAGCTAATCGCTTCGGGATCATGAATACGAATGAAAATATGGAGATCATCGAATTTCAGGAAAAGCCGGAATTCCCTAAAAATAACTTGGCGTCAATGGGGATATACATTTTCAAATGGTCTGTTTTAAAAGATTATCTTGAAAGGGATAATGAGAATCCTGATTCTTCCCATGATTTTGGGAAGGATATAATCCCATTGCTGCTGCAGGAAAAGAAAAAACTCATTGCATATCCATTCTCAGGCTATTGGAAGGATGTTGGGACAGTAAGCAGTTTATGGGAAGCCAATATGGATCTGCTCAAAGAAGATTGTGAATTAAATTTATTTGATTACGATTGGAGAATTTATTCTGTCAATCCGAACCAGCCGCCGCAGTTCATCAGTGAAACTGCAGTCGTGGCAGAATCGCTCATTAATGAGGGCTGTGTTATTGAAGGCGAGGTAAGGGAATCCGTTTTGTTCCAGGGAGCACATATCGGAGCTGATTCGAAAATTGTAAAATCGGTGATCATGCCGGATGCTGTCATCGGTAAAGATGTTTATATTGAACGTGCCATCGTATCACCTTCAGTCAGGATTCCTGATGGTACCCACATTTATCCGGATGATGATTCTAATGAGGTCATCCTTGTGACGGAAGACTATCTGCAATGGAAAAAAGCCCAATAA
- a CDS encoding GlgC family sugar phosphate nucleotidyltransferase has protein sequence MNKSILGVIDATTSNVSLEPLLTHRSLAAVPFGGRYRLIDFILSNMVNSGIHSVAIFPKYQYRSLMDHLGSGKNWDLNRKRDGLFFFPSPSFEAELSGIGAFNHFSHHIDYFERSKQEYAVISNCFTVNTMNFQPALEKHIQLGSDITELRHHAKSLQMYILKTSLLIDLIKTRKRTDFTCMRDVVESSTHNYKISRYEVPGFAKMIDSIECYYDMSLSLLDPSTWKELFMKDYPIYTKVKDEPPTRYSNGAVVKNSMVANGCVIEGHVENSIIFRGVKIGKGAVIKNSIIMQKSTIGSNCSLDAVILDKDVKVESGVSLIGKHDHPLVLQKGSTQGALMSS, from the coding sequence GTGAATAAATCTATTTTAGGTGTGATCGACGCGACAACGAGCAATGTATCACTGGAACCTCTTCTCACTCATCGTTCATTGGCTGCCGTTCCATTTGGCGGAAGGTACCGTTTGATCGATTTCATATTATCGAATATGGTGAATTCTGGTATTCACAGTGTAGCGATTTTTCCTAAATATCAATATCGTTCATTGATGGACCATCTTGGTTCAGGAAAGAATTGGGATTTGAATCGCAAGCGAGATGGCCTCTTCTTTTTCCCTTCTCCCAGCTTTGAAGCCGAACTCAGCGGGATTGGGGCATTCAATCATTTTTCGCATCACATTGACTATTTTGAAAGAAGCAAGCAGGAGTATGCAGTGATCAGCAATTGCTTTACGGTGAATACAATGAATTTCCAGCCTGCACTAGAGAAGCACATTCAACTTGGCAGCGATATTACCGAACTCCGCCATCATGCCAAATCCTTGCAGATGTATATTTTGAAAACTTCCCTGCTCATCGACTTGATCAAAACTAGGAAGCGAACTGATTTTACATGTATGAGAGATGTGGTTGAAAGCTCCACTCATAATTATAAAATTTCACGCTATGAAGTTCCCGGATTTGCCAAAATGATTGATTCGATAGAATGCTATTACGATATGAGTCTTTCACTCCTAGATCCATCCACATGGAAAGAACTATTTATGAAAGATTATCCTATTTATACAAAAGTGAAAGATGAACCGCCTACCCGTTATTCAAATGGGGCAGTGGTGAAGAATTCAATGGTGGCAAACGGGTGTGTGATCGAGGGGCACGTGGAGAACAGCATCATTTTCAGAGGGGTCAAAATCGGGAAAGGGGCTGTTATCAAAAATAGCATCATTATGCAGAAAAGCACGATCGGTTCCAATTGTTCATTGGACGCAGTGATTTTGGATAAGGATGTAAAAGTAGAAAGTGGAGTTTCTCTGATAGGAAAGCATGATCATCCGTTAGTCCTTCAGAAGGGTTCTACACAAGGAGCGTTGATGAGTTCGTGA
- the glgA gene encoding glycogen synthase GlgA, with amino-acid sequence MKILFVVSECVPFAKSGGLADVAGALPKELKRLGTDVRVILPKYGTISEHYKQEMAKVAEFIVPVGWRQQYCGIEMLKLDGVTYYFVDNEYYFYRDGMYGFYDDGERFSYFTRAVLDAIAHLSFYPDVIHCHDWHTGMVPLMLRFEHQKRRGYEFIKTVFTIHNLQFQGIFPKQVLSDLLNLDDRCFQPHLAEFYGNINFMKAGLVASDFLTTVSPTYCSEILTPYYGEKLDGVLTKRIESFRGILNGIDEHIYNPRHDPTIDQQYDFRSIGKKIINKTDIQQQLGFETRPDVPLMIMISRLTKQKGIDLIKGVFHEMMESDIQLIILGTGDAEYEHFFGEMAQSYPQKVRTIIGFDEGLAHRLYAAADLFLMPSQFEPCGLGQLIAMKYGAIPIVRETGGLNDTVQAFNEYTGEGNGFSFANFNAHDMLYTYRRAIYFYHEKETWEKIVQNAMKQDYSWAQSAFKYNDLYADLVIRSESHVF; translated from the coding sequence GTGAAAATATTATTTGTCGTTTCTGAATGTGTCCCCTTTGCCAAATCAGGCGGATTGGCAGATGTTGCAGGTGCCCTGCCTAAAGAACTAAAGAGACTGGGGACAGATGTAAGGGTCATATTGCCAAAGTATGGAACAATCTCTGAACATTATAAACAGGAAATGGCCAAGGTGGCAGAATTCATTGTTCCCGTCGGCTGGAGGCAGCAATATTGTGGAATCGAAATGTTGAAATTAGATGGAGTCACTTATTATTTCGTGGATAATGAATATTATTTTTATCGGGATGGAATGTACGGGTTCTATGATGATGGTGAACGTTTCTCTTATTTCACCAGAGCGGTCCTTGATGCCATAGCCCACCTTTCATTTTATCCGGACGTCATTCACTGCCATGATTGGCATACCGGTATGGTCCCTCTCATGCTTCGTTTCGAGCACCAAAAAAGAAGGGGATATGAATTTATTAAAACAGTTTTCACCATTCATAATCTACAGTTTCAAGGCATCTTTCCAAAGCAGGTCTTATCGGATTTATTAAACCTTGATGACCGTTGTTTCCAACCGCATTTAGCAGAGTTTTATGGAAACATAAATTTTATGAAAGCTGGATTGGTCGCCTCCGATTTTCTTACGACCGTCAGCCCCACATATTGCAGCGAGATTTTAACCCCTTATTACGGAGAAAAACTTGATGGAGTGTTGACAAAACGTATAGAGTCCTTTAGAGGTATCCTTAACGGCATCGATGAACATATTTATAATCCAAGACATGATCCAACCATTGATCAGCAATATGATTTTCGCTCCATCGGAAAAAAAATAATAAACAAAACGGATATCCAGCAGCAGTTGGGGTTTGAAACTCGGCCGGATGTCCCTCTTATGATCATGATATCCAGGCTGACAAAACAAAAAGGGATTGACTTAATTAAAGGTGTCTTTCATGAAATGATGGAATCGGATATTCAATTGATCATTTTAGGTACCGGAGATGCTGAATACGAGCATTTCTTTGGTGAAATGGCTCAATCCTACCCGCAAAAGGTCCGAACGATCATCGGTTTTGATGAAGGATTGGCTCATCGCCTTTATGCCGCTGCGGATCTATTTTTGATGCCTTCACAATTCGAGCCTTGTGGTTTGGGGCAGCTTATTGCCATGAAGTATGGTGCAATTCCCATTGTCCGTGAAACGGGAGGATTGAATGACACTGTGCAAGCCTTCAATGAATATACAGGGGAAGGAAATGGGTTCAGCTTTGCAAATTTCAATGCGCATGACATGCTGTATACGTATCGGAGGGCGATTTATTTTTATCATGAAAAAGAGACTTGGGAGAAAATTGTCCAAAATGCCATGAAACAGGATTACAGCTGGGCTCAATCCGCGTTTAAATACAATGATCTTTATGCAGATTTGGTCATCAGGAGTGAAAGCCATGTTTTCTAA
- a CDS encoding glycogen/starch/alpha-glucan phosphorylase, protein MFSNKDEFKLAFLKKLEMGFGKTFPESTVRDQYHTLGNMIREFISTDWINTNEHYRLTKQKQVYYLSIEFLLGKVLSQNLMNLGIYTIVQEGLSDLGIGLEQLEEIEPDAGLGNGGLGRLAACFLDSLSSLGLPGHGCGIRYRHGLFEQKIMNGYQLELPDHWLRHGHVWEVRKEDLSVEVPFWGRVECTKTGENLEFKHLDAEYVTAVPYDLPVVGYNNSTVNTLRLWSAEVSPYPVNKDIMHYKRETEMISEFLYPDDTHDEGKILRLKQQYFLVAASLRSIIRSYLNRKGDIKQLSKDICIHINDTHPALAIPELMRILLDEYRLGWEESWEITRGTFCYTNHTTLSEALEKWPIHIFKPLLPRIYMIIEEMNERYCHELWEKFPGEWDHIQEMAIIADGVVKMAHLAVVGSFSVNGVARIHTEILKDREMKLFYQHSPEKFNNKTNGITHRRWLLKANPELSSLITDTIGNDWVYQPEQMKNLLPYMNDSAFLDQLAVVKQKKKEQLAKRILDQNGLLIDPTSIFDVQVKRLHAYKRQLLNIIHIMHLYNRLKEDASCDFYPRTFIFGAKASPGYYYAKKIIKLIHSVAEKINHDPAVKERIKVVFMENYRVSLAEEIIPASDISEQISTASKEASGTGNMKLMMNGAVTVGTLDGANIEIREKVGADDIFIFGLSAKEVMKFEQEGGYNSMEYYYHDKRLQEIINQMRNGFLPDVADEFEPIVDSLLTENDQYFVMRDFDSYVNIQQQAGSAFENRQKWLRMSLRNIAMSGYFSSDRTIEEYASQIWGISNTSLETSIN, encoded by the coding sequence ATGTTTTCTAATAAAGATGAATTCAAGCTAGCGTTTTTAAAAAAACTTGAGATGGGTTTCGGAAAAACGTTTCCTGAATCGACCGTCCGGGACCAATATCATACATTGGGTAACATGATCAGGGAATTTATCAGTACCGACTGGATCAACACGAATGAACATTACCGGCTGACCAAACAAAAACAGGTTTATTATTTGTCGATAGAATTTTTGCTTGGAAAGGTTTTAAGCCAAAACTTGATGAATTTAGGGATCTATACAATCGTTCAAGAAGGCCTTTCCGATTTAGGAATTGGATTGGAACAGCTTGAAGAAATTGAGCCGGATGCCGGTCTGGGAAATGGTGGACTTGGGCGTCTGGCAGCTTGCTTTCTGGATTCCCTCTCTTCCCTCGGCCTGCCTGGCCATGGATGCGGCATTCGATATCGGCATGGATTGTTTGAACAAAAGATCATGAATGGCTACCAACTGGAGCTGCCCGACCACTGGCTGAGGCATGGTCATGTTTGGGAAGTAAGGAAGGAAGACTTATCGGTTGAAGTTCCATTTTGGGGGAGGGTTGAATGTACAAAAACAGGCGAGAACTTGGAGTTTAAGCATTTAGATGCTGAATATGTGACTGCGGTCCCCTATGATCTTCCCGTAGTCGGGTATAACAATTCAACAGTCAATACTCTGAGGCTATGGAGTGCAGAGGTCTCTCCCTATCCAGTAAACAAAGATATCATGCATTACAAACGGGAAACCGAAATGATATCCGAGTTTCTATATCCTGATGATACCCATGATGAAGGAAAGATCCTGCGGTTGAAACAGCAATATTTTCTTGTTGCGGCAAGTCTTAGATCGATCATTCGATCCTATTTAAATCGAAAAGGAGACATCAAACAGCTTTCCAAGGACATTTGCATTCATATCAATGATACGCATCCTGCTTTGGCCATTCCCGAGCTGATGCGTATATTATTGGATGAATACCGATTGGGATGGGAAGAATCATGGGAAATTACAAGGGGCACTTTTTGCTATACGAATCATACGACCCTTTCAGAGGCATTGGAGAAATGGCCGATTCATATTTTTAAGCCGTTGCTGCCAAGAATATATATGATCATCGAAGAAATGAATGAGAGGTATTGCCATGAGCTATGGGAGAAGTTTCCCGGCGAATGGGATCACATTCAAGAGATGGCGATCATTGCTGATGGTGTTGTGAAAATGGCTCATCTGGCAGTGGTCGGAAGTTTCAGTGTGAATGGGGTAGCAAGGATTCATACTGAAATATTAAAGGATCGCGAAATGAAATTGTTTTACCAGCATTCCCCCGAAAAGTTCAATAACAAAACAAACGGTATTACCCATAGGCGTTGGCTTTTGAAGGCGAACCCGGAATTGTCATCCTTGATCACAGACACAATCGGAAATGACTGGGTTTACCAGCCAGAGCAAATGAAAAATCTGCTCCCATATATGAATGACAGCGCATTTCTTGATCAGTTGGCAGTTGTCAAACAAAAAAAGAAAGAACAGCTCGCAAAAAGAATTTTGGATCAAAATGGGCTGTTGATCGATCCCACTTCTATATTTGATGTACAAGTAAAAAGGCTTCATGCCTATAAGCGGCAGTTATTGAATATCATACACATCATGCACCTATATAATCGTTTAAAAGAGGATGCTTCATGTGATTTTTACCCAAGGACGTTTATTTTCGGAGCAAAAGCATCGCCTGGGTATTATTACGCAAAAAAAATCATCAAGCTTATTCATTCTGTGGCTGAAAAAATTAACCATGACCCTGCTGTCAAGGAGAGGATCAAGGTGGTTTTCATGGAGAATTATCGCGTATCACTTGCCGAAGAGATCATTCCGGCTTCTGATATAAGTGAACAAATTTCAACGGCGAGCAAGGAAGCTTCCGGGACTGGAAATATGAAACTGATGATGAATGGTGCTGTCACTGTCGGTACATTGGATGGGGCTAATATCGAAATCAGGGAGAAAGTAGGGGCAGATGATATTTTCATTTTTGGCCTATCCGCAAAGGAAGTCATGAAATTTGAACAAGAAGGCGGTTATAACTCGATGGAATATTATTATCATGACAAACGTCTTCAGGAAATCATCAATCAAATGAGGAATGGTTTCCTTCCGGATGTTGCAGATGAATTCGAGCCCATCGTCGATTCATTATTGACTGAGAATGATCAATATTTTGTGATGAGGGATTTTGATTCTTATGTAAATATTCAGCAGCAAGCGGGAAGTGCATTTGAAAATCGACAAAAATGGCTGAGGATGAGTCTGAGAAACATAGCTATGTCAGGGTATTTCTCAAGTGACAGGACGATTGAGGAATATGCCTCCCAGATTTGGGGGATTTCGAACACCAGCTTAGAAACATCGATAAATTAA
- a CDS encoding TraR/DksA C4-type zinc finger protein — protein sequence MLTEEQKQQLKKELENEKTQLMQHLKNDKDSLHERNEGDNVGELSLYDNHPADMGTELYEREKDFAIDEHAESELNKINQALMAMNDGTYGKCKTCGQEIPFERLEVIPDTLYCKEHSKGQRVAQDRPVEEEVLEPAHGDTFQHKQQGEIRDFEDSFQEVARYGTSETPSDFRESVEDYESLYNEDDYDTEGFTEDYESFVGSDMEGNQRKVYPSKKHEEYEEMLEAADMESPIGNIPYKRGDSYIDDEKKENE from the coding sequence ATGCTTACGGAAGAACAAAAACAACAACTGAAAAAGGAACTCGAAAACGAAAAAACACAATTGATGCAACATTTAAAAAATGATAAGGACAGTCTGCATGAAAGGAACGAAGGAGATAACGTCGGGGAGCTGTCACTGTATGATAACCATCCTGCTGACATGGGGACTGAATTGTACGAACGGGAAAAGGATTTTGCAATCGATGAACATGCTGAATCCGAGCTCAACAAAATAAACCAGGCATTAATGGCAATGAATGATGGCACGTATGGTAAATGTAAAACCTGTGGACAAGAAATCCCTTTTGAACGGCTGGAAGTGATACCAGACACCTTATATTGTAAAGAGCACTCGAAAGGACAAAGGGTGGCTCAGGACCGTCCTGTGGAGGAAGAAGTGCTTGAACCTGCTCATGGAGATACTTTTCAACATAAGCAGCAAGGTGAAATTAGAGATTTTGAAGACAGCTTTCAGGAAGTGGCAAGATACGGAACGTCAGAGACGCCATCCGACTTCAGGGAAAGTGTGGAGGATTACGAAAGCTTATACAATGAAGATGATTACGATACCGAAGGATTTACGGAAGATTATGAATCGTTCGTAGGAAGCGATATGGAAGGCAATCAAAGAAAGGTGTATCCTTCTAAGAAGCATGAAGAGTACGAGGAGATGCTGGAAGCCGCGGATATGGAATCCCCGATCGGGAACATTCCTTACAAAAGAGGCGACAGTTATATAGACGATGAAAAGAAAGAAAATGAATGA
- a CDS encoding 1,4-dihydroxy-2-naphthoate polyprenyltransferase, with protein sequence MSVQSPQALERDKGWRIWWQLTRPHTLTAAFVPVLLGSVIALKYTNIDLGLFFAMLLASLLIQAATNMFNEYYDFKRGLDNENSVGIGGAIVRNGVKAGTVLNLALSFYGISVLLGIYICMKSSWWIAIIGLICMIVGYFYTGGPVPIAYTPFGEITAGLFMGVAIILISFYIQTGVITGSSILFSVPIFILVGAILLANNIRDLDGDEQNGRKTLAILLGRKGAIYLLASMFIVSYLWVAALVLFAHVTPWMLLSFLSIPKSVQATRGFIGKSMPIQMMPAMKATAQTNTFFGFLLSIGLFIAYFI encoded by the coding sequence ATGAGCGTTCAATCACCTCAGGCGCTTGAACGAGACAAGGGCTGGAGGATATGGTGGCAGCTGACCCGCCCCCATACCTTAACGGCTGCATTTGTGCCCGTTCTTCTCGGTTCTGTAATTGCGTTAAAATATACAAACATAGACTTGGGGCTCTTTTTTGCCATGTTATTGGCAAGCTTGCTGATCCAAGCAGCCACGAACATGTTTAATGAATACTATGACTTTAAAAGAGGCTTGGATAACGAGAATTCCGTCGGGATTGGCGGAGCGATCGTCAGGAATGGGGTAAAAGCAGGAACTGTCTTGAATCTTGCCTTATCCTTTTACGGCATATCGGTTTTACTCGGGATCTATATTTGTATGAAGAGTTCATGGTGGATCGCCATCATAGGACTTATTTGTATGATCGTCGGCTATTTTTATACCGGCGGGCCCGTCCCGATTGCTTATACACCATTTGGGGAAATCACTGCCGGTTTATTCATGGGAGTTGCCATCATCCTCATTTCTTTTTATATTCAAACTGGGGTCATTACGGGCTCCAGCATCCTTTTTTCCGTGCCCATCTTTATACTCGTGGGAGCCATCCTTCTGGCCAATAATATCCGTGACTTAGATGGAGATGAACAAAATGGGCGCAAGACCTTGGCCATTTTGTTAGGAAGAAAAGGGGCCATTTATTTATTGGCGTCCATGTTCATCGTATCCTACCTATGGGTTGCTGCATTGGTATTGTTTGCACATGTGACACCTTGGATGCTCTTATCATTCTTGAGCATACCAAAGTCTGTTCAGGCGACGCGCGGTTTCATCGGTAAATCGATGCCGATTCAAATGATGCCCGCCATGAAAGCAACCGCTCAAACCAATACTTTTTTTGGGTTTCTACTATCAATCGGTTTATTTATTGCTTACTTCATTTAA